The following coding sequences lie in one Arabidopsis thaliana chromosome 3, partial sequence genomic window:
- a CDS encoding transmembrane protein, putative (DUF1216) yields the protein MRKVYLFFVCCIVATSLTLNVVLAHETVVNPPNTIKDIEPYISDRALGFVLKLENNCPIREQLRSFFEKLKDLLKLESSVTPLIEDNEPKTFKFDLKSKSENLLQTMFMLGRGLLSSSIRKEMFEVMKSLTELHAAIGRVIIEKHIKGDEAMSLSLEQKNAVETSITQWEQTITRIVKIVVEVKSKSSSEASSEESSSTEHNNVTTGSNMVETNGENSESTQEKGDGVEGSNGGDVSMENLQGNKVEDLKEGNNVVENGETKENNGENVESNNEKEVEGQGESIGDSAIEKNLESKEDVKSEVEAAKNDGSSMTENLGEAQGNNGVSTIDNEKEVEGQGESIEDSDIEKNLESKEDVKSEVEAAKNAGSSMTGKLEEAQRNNGVSTNETMNSENKGSGESTNDKMVNATTNDEDHKKENKEETHENNGESVKGENLENKAGNEESMKGENLENKVGNEELKGNASVEAKTNNESSKEEKREESQRSNEVYMNKETTKGENVNIQGESIGDSTKDNSLENKEDVKPKVDANESDGNSTKERHQEAQVNNGVSTEDKNLDNIGADEQKKNDKSVEVTTNDGDHTKEKREETQGNNGESVKNENLENKEDKKELKDDESVGAKTNNETSLEEKREQTQKGHDNSINSKIVDNKGGNADSNKEKEVHVGDSTNDNNMESKEDTKSEVEVKKNDGSSEKGEEGKENNKDSMEDKKLENKESQTDSKDDKSVDDKQEEAQIYGGESKDDKSVEAKGKKKESKENKKTKTNENRVRNKEENVQGNKKESEKVEKGEKKESKDAKSVETKDNKKLSSTENRDEAKERSGEDNKEDKEESKDYQSVEAKEKNENGGVDTNVGNKEDSKDLKDDRSVEVKANKEESMKKKREEVQRNDKSSTKEVRDFANNMDIDVQKGSGESVKYKKDEKKEGNKEENKDTINTSSKQKGKDKKKKKKESKNSNMKKKEEDKKEYVNNELKKQEDNKKETTKSENSKLKEENKDNKEKKESEDSASKNREKKEYEEKKSKTKEEAKKEKKKSQDKKREEKDSEERKSKKEKEESRDLKAKKKEEETKEKKESENHKSKKKEDKKEHEDNKSMKKEEDKKEKKKHEESKSRKKEEDKKDMEKLEDQNSNKKKEDKNEKKKSQHVKLVKKESDKKEKKENEEKSETKEIESSKSQKNEVDKKEKKSSKDQQKKKEKEMKESEEKKLKKNEEDRKKQTSVEENKKQKETKKEKNKPKDDKKNTTKQSGGKKESMESESKEAENQQKSQATTQADSDESKNEILMQADSQADSHSDSQADSDESKNEILMQADSQATTQRNNEEDRKKQTSVAENKKQKETKEEKNKPKDDKKNTTKQSGGKKESMESESKEAENQQKSQATTQADSDESKNEILMQADSQADSHSDSQADSDESKNEILMQADSQATTQRNNEEDRKKQTSVAENKKQKETKEEKNKPKDDKKNTTEQSGGKKESMESESKEAENQQKSQATTQGESDESKNEILMQADSQADTHANSQGDSDESKNEILMQADSQADSQTDSDESKNEILMQADSQADSQTDSDESKNEILMQADSQAKIGESLEDNKVKGKEDNGDEVGKENSKTIEVKGRHEESKDGKTNENGGKEVSTEEGSKDSNIVERNGGKEDSIKEGSEDGKTVEINGGEELSTEEGSKDGKIEEGKEGKENSTKESSKDGKINEIHGDKEATMEEGSKDGGTNSTGKDSKDSKSVEINGVKDDSLKDDSKNGDINEINNGKEDSVKDNVTEIQGNDNSLTNSTSSEPNGDKLDTNKDSMKNNTMEAQGGSNGDSTNGETEETKESNVSMNNQNMQDVGSNENSMNNQTTGTGDDIISTTTDTESNTSKEVTSFISNLEEKSPGTQEFQSFFQKLKDYMKYLCPVSSTFEAKDSRSYMSEMISMATKLSDAMAVLQAKKSGSGQVRLIKTIL from the exons ATGAGAAAAGTTTATTTGTTCTTCGTTTGTTGCATTGTTGCAACTAGTTTAACTCTCAATGTAGTTTTAGCACATGAGACGGTCGTGAATCCTCCAAACACGATCAAAGATATAGAGCCGTACATCTCGGATAGAGCCCTTGGGTTTGTGTTGAAGTTGGAGAACAATTGTCCTATAAGAGAACAGCTAAGATCATTCTTTGAGAAGCTAAAAGATCTTTTGAAGTTGGAGTCTTCTGTTACGCCGCTAATCGAGGACAACGAACCAAAGACATTCAAGTTTGATCTTAAGTCCAAATCCGAAAATCTCTTGCAAACGATGTTTATGCTTGGGAGAGGACTG TTGAGTTCAAGTATAAGAAAGGAGATGTTTGAAGTGATGAAATCACTAACTGAGTTACATGCTGCGATCGGTAGAGTTATTATAGAGAAACATATAAAAGGTGATGAAGCAATGTCACTTTCCTTGGAACAAAAGAACGCGGTAGAAACCTCGATAACTCAATGGGAACAAACGATTACCCGAATCGTGAAGATTGTTGTAGAGGTTAAGTCAAAAAGTTCAAGTGAGGCTTCGTCGGAAGAAAGCAGTAGTACTGAACACAACAATGTTACTACGGGCAGTAACATGGTGGAGACCAATGGAGAAAATTCAGAATCCACGCAAGAAAAAGGAGATGGCGTTGAAGGAAGCAATGGAGGTGATGTATCAATGGAGAATCTACAAGGCAATAAGGTGGAAGATCTTAAAGAAGGTAATAATGTTGTTGAGAACGGCgaaacaaaagagaacaaTGGTGAAAATGTAGAATCTAATAATGAGAAGGAGGTAGAGGGTCAAGGAGAAAGTATTGGAGATTCGGCCATAGAGAAGAATTTGGAATCTAAAGAAGATGTTAAGTCGGAGGTCGAGGCGGCTAAAAATGATGGAAGTTCCATGACAGAGAATTTGGGAGAAGCTCAAGGAAACAATGGAGTTTCAACAATAGATAATGAGAAGGAAGTAGAGGGTCAAGGAGAAAGTATCGAAGATTCGGATATAGAGAAGAATTTGGAATCCAAAGAAGATGTTAAGTCGGAGGTAGAGGCGGCTAAAAATGCTGGAAGTTCCATGACAGGGAAGTTGGAAGAAGCTCAAAGAAACAATGGAGTTTCAACAAATGAAACAATGAATTCAGAGAACAAAGGAAGTGGAGAGTCTACGAATGATAAAATGGTAAATGCTACAACAAATGATGAAGATCACAAGAAGGAAAATAAGGAAGAGACTCACGAAAACAATGGAGAATCAGTGAAGGGTGAAAACTTGGAGAACAAGGCAGGTAATGAAGAATCAATGAAGGGTGAAAACTTGGAGAACAAGGTAGGTAATGAAGAATTAAAGGGCAATGCATCAGTAGAGGCCAAGACAAATAATGAAAGTTCTAAGGAAGAAAAGCGAGAAGAGAGTCAAAGAAGTAATGAAGTTTAtatgaacaaagaaacaacaaaaggtgaaaatgtaaatattcaaGGAGAGAGCATCGGAGACTCGACTAAAGATAATAGTTTGGAGAATAAAGAAGATGTTAAGCCAAAGGTAGATGCTAATGAAAGTGATGGAAATTCCACGAAGGAGAGGCATCAAGAGGCTCAAGTAAATAATGGAGTTTCAACAGAAGATAAGAACTTGGATAACATAGGAGCTGatgaacagaaaaaaaatgataaatcgGTAGAGGTTACAACAAACGATGGAGACCATACGAAAGAAAAGAGGGAAGAAACTCAAGGAAACAATGGAGAATCAGTGAAGAATGAGAACTTagagaataaagaagataagaaagaaTTGAAGGATGATGAATCAGTAGgtgcaaaaacaaataatgaaactTCGCTGGAGGAAAAGCGGGAACAAACTCAAAAAGGTCATGATAATTCCATTAATAGCAAGATAGTGGATAATAAAGGTGGAAATGCAGATTCTAACAAGGAGAAAGAAGTACATGTTGGAGACTCAActaatgataataatatggAGAGTAAAGAAGACACTAAGTCAGAAGTAGAGGTCAAGAAAAATGATGGAAGTTCCGAGaagggagaagaaggaaaagagaacAACAAAGATTCAATGGAAGATAAGAAATTGGAGAACAAAGAAAGTCAAACTGATTCGAAGGATGATAAATCTGTTGATgataagcaagaagaagctcaaaTATACGGGGGAGAGTCTAAAGATGATAAGTCGGTAGAGGCTAaggggaaaaagaaagagtctaaggaaaataagaagacaaagaCTAATGAAAATAGGGTaaggaataaagaagaaaatgttcaaggaaacaaaaaagaatcgGAGAAGGtagaaaaaggagagaagaaagagtctAAAGACGCAAAATCAGTGGAAACCAAGGACAATAAGAAACTTTCTAGTACAGAAAACCGAGATGAGGCTAAAGAACGTAGTGGTGAAGATAACAAAGAAGACAAGGAAGAGTCTAAGGACTATCAATCAGTTGAGGCTAAGGAAAAGAATGAAAATGGTGGAGTGGACACAAATGTAGGTAACAAAGAAGATAGTAAAGATTTAAAGGACGATAGATCAGTGGAGGTTAAAGCAAATAAGGAAGAATCCATGAAGAAAAAGCGTGAAGAAGTTCAAAGAAACGACAAAAGTTCAACAAAAGAAGTTAGAGATTTTGCTAATAACATGGATATAGATGTTCAAAAGGGAAGTGGAGAGTCAGTGAAATACAAGAAAGACGAAAAGAAGGaaggaaataaagaagagaataaagATACAATCAATACTAGCTCAaagcaaaaaggaaaagataagaagaagaagaagaaagagtctAAAAATAgcaatatgaagaaaaaagaagaagataaaaaagagTACGTAAACAatgaattgaagaaacaagaagataataaaaaagagaCGACAAAGTCCGAAAACAGTAaattaaaggaagaaaataaagataacaaagagaagaaagagtctGAAGATAGTGCATCAAagaatagagagaagaaagaatacGAGGAGAAAAAATCGAAGACAAAAGAAGAGGcgaaaaaggagaagaaaaaatctcaagataagaaaagagaggaaaaagacTCTGAAGAACGTAAAtctaagaaggaaaaagaagaatctagaGACCTTAAAgctaagaaaaaggaagaagaaacaaaggagaagaaagaatcagaaaaccataaatcgaagaagaaagaagataaaaaagagCATGAGGACAATAAAtcgatgaagaaggaagaagataaaaaagaaaagaagaaacatgaagAGAGTAAATccaggaaaaaagaagaggataAGAAAGACATGGAGAAACTGGAAGATCAAAACtcgaacaaaaagaaagaagacaagaatgagaagaagaagtcccAACATGTTAAATTAGTGAAGAAGGAAAGTgataagaaagagaagaaagaaaatgaagaaaaaagtgaaacaaaagagattgaaaGCAGTAAATCACAGAAAAATGAAGTggataaaaaagagaagaaaagttcCAAAGaccaacagaagaaaaaagaaaaagagatgaaagagtctgaagaaaaaaagctaaagaaaaatgaagaagatagaaaaaagcaaacaagtgttgaagaaaataagaaacaaaaagaaacaaagaaggagaagaacaagCCTAAAGACGACAAGAAAAATACTACAAAACAGAGTGGAGGCAAGAAAGAATCTATGGAATCGGAGTcaaaagaagcagaaaatcaacaaaaaagcCAAGCAACAACGCAAGCAGATAGTGACGAATCTAAGAATGAAATTTTAATGCAAGCAGATTCTCAAGCAGATTCTCATTCAGATTCTCAAGCAGATAGTGACGAATCTAAGAATGAAATATTAATGCAAGCAGATTCTCAAGCAACAACGCAACGcaataatgaagaagatagaaaaaagcaaacaagTGTTgcagaaaataagaaacaaaaagaaacaaaggaggagaagaacaaGCCTAAAGACGACAAGAAAAATACTACAAAACAGAGTGGAGGCAAGAAAGAATCTATGGAATCGGAGTcaaaagaagcagaaaatcaacaaaaaagcCAAGCAACAACGCAAGCAGATAGTGACGAATCTAAGAATGAAATTTTAATGCAAGCAGATTCTCAAGCAGATTCTCATTCAGATTCTCAAGCAGATAGTGACGAATCTAAGAATGAAATATTAATGCAAGCAGATTCTCAAGCAACAACGCAACGcaataatgaagaagatagaaaaaagcaaacaagTGTTgcagaaaataagaaacaaaaagaaacaaaggaggagaagaacaaGCCTAAAGACGACAAGAAAAATACTACAGAACAGAGTGGAGGCAAGAAAGAATCTATGGAATCGGAGTcaaaagaagcagaaaatcaacaaaaaagcCAAGCAACAACGCAAGGAGAGAGTGACGAATCTAAGAATGAAATTTTAATGCAAGCAGATTCCCAAGCAGATACTCATGCAAATTCTCAAGGAGATAGTGACGAATCTAAGAATGAAATATTAATGCAAGCAGATTCTCAAGCAGATTCTCAGACAGATAGTGACGAATCTAAGAATGAAATATTAATGCAAGCAGATTCTCAAGCAGATTCTCAGACAGATAGTGACGAATCTAAGAATGAAATATTAATGCAAGCAGATTCTCAAGCAAAGATTGGAGAATCGCTAGAAGATAATAAAGTAAAGGGCAAAGAAGATAATGGAGATGAAGTAGGTAAAGAGAATAGTAAAACTATAGAAGTTAAAGGAAGACACGAAGAGTCTAAAGATGgcaaaacaaatgaaaatggagGTAAGGAAGTTTCAACCGAAGAAGGTTCCAAAGATAGTAACATAGTTGAAAGAAATGGAGGTAAAGAAGATTCCATAAAAGAAGGCTCCGAGGATGGTAAGACAGTTGAAATTAATGGAGGTGAGGAACTTTCAACTGAAGAAGGTTCCAAAGATGGTAAGATAGAAGAAGGGAAGGAAG GTAAAGAAAACTCTACAAAGGAAAGTTCCAAAGATGGTAAGATAAATGAAATTCATGGTGATAAAGAAGCAACCATGGAAGAAGGCTCTAAAGATGGAGGTACAAATTCCACAGGAAAAGATTCCAAAGATAGTAAGTCAGTTGAAATCAACGGAGTTAAAGACGATTCTTTGAAAGATGATTCCAAAAATGGTgacataaatgaaataaacaatGGTAAGGAAGATTCCGTGAAGGATAATGTCACGGAGATTCAAGGAAACGATAATAGTTTGACAAACAGTACATCAAGTGAGCCCAATGGAGATAAACTAGATACCAATAAAGATTCTATGAAAAATAACACAATGGAAGCTCAAGGAGGTAGTAATGGAGATTCAACAAATGGGGAAACAGAGGAGACTAAAGAGAGCAATGTTTCTATGAACAACCAAAATATGCAAGATGTAGGAAGCAATGAAAATTCTATGAATAATCAAACAACAGGAACAGGAGATGACATCATTTCCACAACAACAGATACCGAGAGTAACACTTCTAAAGAAGTAACAAGTTTCATATCAAACCTTGAGGAGAAATCTCCAGGTACACAGGAGTTCCAAAGCTTCTTTCAGAAACTTAAAGATTACATGAAGTACTTGTGTCCGGTCTCTTCAACATTTGAGGCAAAAGATTCAAGATCTTACATGTCTGAGATGATAAGTATGGCTACAAAGCTCTCCGACGCTATGGCTGTCTTGCAAGCCAAGAAAAGTGGTTCAGGACAGGTGCGTTTAATTAAAACCATCCTCTAA